In Ipomoea triloba cultivar NCNSP0323 chromosome 15, ASM357664v1, one genomic interval encodes:
- the LOC116007484 gene encoding putative late blight resistance protein homolog R1A-10 — MAFDAVTTLIQIVDAAEQDLMEPKLLSILCPGGLMMVSLLETIELLSYKLHFLQAFLVECKTKMNDGDTRARILHTDVQDKVARIYEKYEIKSTRILLYSGDYWRDHWRTNAELKPCEDILRLLKRIVSDIEEVKDWILEEERRAALEAEEQNITIWDTYRNALKTENEVIVGLDSDIERIVNRLCYSYFMGPFLTILKNSNIDKFRKYVLKLQVMPLVGEGGIGKTTLAKRVYGHATTIASFHIRAWVVVSKVHNLKEMLIGLLRCISPISSEIYNLDEAQIAEKLSISLMGQKYLIFLDDIWTTAAWDAIQGYLPENFNGSRIIVTTRFKKVSKYLSMNPYLVKYQTFPDRWELFSRKVFRQSLCFPRKYVSLGERIVLGCGGLPLVVVLVSGVLATAKGSLEIWRDVARTLDGVGIYDNNKRISKIVSLSNKYLPSHLKSCFHYFGVFPEDSDIPIKKLINLWVAEGFIKPHNNMSLEEVGESYLHDLINSSLVQINELSIDGKVKSCSMHDRVHEVCVREAIEGNKLCIINDNHSPKASHWLSCQTSHWPITRASYRNCGPNEIHSVLCFGKEVNHSKYSFVYPCLKLLRVLDLSLVRCSQGMPREITDLVHLRYLALSTIGSLYEF, encoded by the coding sequence ATGGCTTTTGATGCTGTAACCACTCTAATCCAAATAGTAGACGCTGCAGAGCAAGACCTTATGGAGCCCAAACTACTTTCAATTTTGTGTCCTGGAGGATTAATGATGGTGTCACTGCTTGAAACGATTGAGTTGCTGTCTTACAAGCTCCATTTTCTGCAAGCCTTTTTGGTGGAATGTAAGACGAAAATGAACGACGGGGACACTAGGGCTCGGATACTGCATACAGATGTCCAAGATAAAGTTGCTAGAATATATGAAAAGTACGAAATCAAATCTACACGGATACTATTATATTCGGGAGATTACTGGAGAGATCACTGGAGAACGAATGCTGAACTTAAGCCTTGTGAAGATATTCTTCGTCTCTTGAAAAGAATAGTAAGTGATATTGAGGAAGTCAAAGACTGGATCCTAGAGGAAGAAAGAAGAGCTGCTTTAGAGGCTGAGGAACAGAACATCACAATTTGGGATACCTACCGAAATGCTTTAAAGACTGAGAATGAAGTGATTGTAGGATTGGACAGTGATATAGAGAGGATAGTTAACCGGCTCTGTTATTCATACTTCATGGGACCATTTTTAACCATTTTGAAGAATAGTAACATTGACAAGTTTCGGAAGTATGTGCTGAAACTACAAGTTATGCCACTCGTTGGGGAAGGAGGCATTGGAAAAACTACATTAGCCAAAAGAGTCTATGGACATGCAACTACTATTGCTAGCTTTCACATTCGAGCATGGGTAGTTGTGTCTAAAGTTCATAACCTCAAAGAGATGCTCATTGGTCTATTACGTTGTATTTCACCAATCTCTAGTGAAATCTACAACTTAGATGAGGCCCAAATAGCTGAGAAATTAAGCATAAGTTTAATGGGCcaaaagtatttaattttcttggatGATATATGGACCACTGCTGCATGGGATGCCATCCAAGGATATCTTCCAGAGAATTTTAATGGAAGTCGAATCATAGTAACTACTCGGTTCAAAAAGGTGTCTAAATACTTAAGCATGAATCCCTACTTAGTGAAGTATCAAACTTTTCCAGATCGTTGGGAATTATTTTCAAGGAAAGTGTTTAGGCAAAGCCTATGTTTTCCCAGAAAATATGTGTCACTTGGGGAACGCATTGTTCTTGGTTGTGGTGGATTACCCCTAGTAGTTGTTTTAGTTTCCGGAGTTTTGGCGACAGCAAAAGGGTCTCTAGAAATATGGAGAGATGTTGCCCGAACATTGGATGGAGTTGGTATATATGATAATAAcaaaagaatttcaaaaatagtTTCATTAAGCAACAAGTACTTACCAAGTCATTTGAAGTCTTGCTTTCATTATTTTGGTGTGTTTCCAGAAGACAGTGACATTCCTATAAAGAAATTAATCAACTTATGGGTTGCAGAGGGATTTATAAAGCCACATAATAATATGAGTTTGGAAGAAGTGGGAGAGAGTTACTTGCATGATCTCATTAATAGTAGTCTTGTTCAAATTAATGAGCTAAGTATTGACGGCAAAGTTAAATCATGTAGTATGCATGATCGAGTGCACGAGGTTTGTGTGAGAGAAGCAATTGAAGGGAATAAATTGTGCATTATCAATGACAACCATTCTCCAAAGGCTAGTCATTGGTTAAGCTGTCAAACAAGTCATTGGCCAATCACTCGAGCGAGTTATAGGAATTGCGGTCCTAATGAAATCCATTCTGTTCTCTGCTTTGGTAAAGAAGTAAACCATTCAAAGTACAGTTTTGTATACCCATGTTTGAAATTGCTAAGAGTATTGGATTTATCATTAGTTAGATGCTCACAAGGCATGCCTCGTGAAATAACAGACTTGGTTCATTTGAGATACTTGGCTTTAAGTACCATTGGTTCTCTTTACGAGTTTTGA
- the LOC116007482 gene encoding putative late blight resistance protein homolog R1B-17 → MALDAVTTLIKIVEQDLMEPKLLSIFDAGGMKVWLLKTIELLSAKLCFLQAFLEEGCEMKMRNRWFFEHKVAGIYDEYEIKYKLRLVYSEAKCGHLLGTLKEMVKEIEEVEERFLMIKEGIDEGVWDTYQSALELENEVIVGFHSDIETIVNCLCYSHFMRSVFTILRNSNIHKFQKYVENPVLKLQVIPLVGEGGIGKTTLAKRVYGHPTTIASFHIRAWVVLSQVPNLKEILIGLLRCISPITSEIYTLDYAQIVEQLCTSLMGKKYLIFLDDIWTIDAWDDIKGYFPDNFNGSRILVTTRCTDVAKYVSAEPYQVKYQSLENLWTLLSRKVFRQSQWVQSVDYRDMLIKLSIAKRIVFGCSGLPLEVVLIAGLLATTKESLEIWRDVEETLVRVDTNDNSERRISKILSLSYNYLPPHLKPCFHYFGVFPEDNVIPVKRLINLWVAERFVMPHENMSLEEVAKSYLHDFINRGLVQINELSIDGKVKSCKVHDRVHEVCVGQAIKGNALCIINDSHAPKASHWLSCQTSHWPITQASYGNCTLYKIFSVLCFGKDVYHSKCRLVYPCLKLLRVLDLSLVKWSRGMPSEITDLVHLRYLSLSTIGSLYELQFLKLKNLLTLIVTSWMEKCPLQLPCDVLDLPQLRHLHIDKRCSQYLPCLVKKNLQTLYWLKVASFDEKPNFGMVPNLMELGIYIEGQLAPSYLGSLVHLHLLEKLKFEVGRVERFCLPTGFPPNLKKLTLCYTYLPWKEMNTIAKLRHLEVLKLKDFAFCGPTWEPSEQGFRELKALLISRSNLEHWNASSNHFPVLERLVLRYCWELKQIPINFAEIETLKLIVLECCYSSLVTSANQISSAKSETLKGKEDCPLRVRKVGTKVELPIIESFEEEIVESSEEKVSKALKKKVSKAVKKKC, encoded by the exons ATGGCTTTAGATGCTGTAACCACTCTAATCAAAATAGTAGAGCAAGACCTTATGGAGCCCAAACTACTTTCGATTTTCGATGCTGGAGGAATGAAGGTGTGGCTGCTCAAAACCATCGAGTTGCTGTCTGCCAAGCTTTGCTTTCTGCAAGCATTTTTGGAGGAGGGGTGTGAGATGAAAATGCGGAATCGCTGGTTCTTTGAACATAAAGTTGCTGGAATATATGACGagtatgaaataaaatataaactgAGACTAGTCTATTCGGAAGCTAAATGCGGGCATCTTCTTGGGACCTTGAAAGAAATGGTAAAAGAAattgaggaagttgaagaacGGTTCCTGATGATAAAAGAAGGAATTGATGAGGGAGTTTGGGATACCTACCAAAGTGCTTTAGAGCTTGAGAATGAAGTAATTGTAGGATTTCACAGTGATATTGAGACGATAGTTAACTGCCTCTGTTATTCACACTTTATGAGATCAGTTTTCACCATTTTGAGGAATAGTAACATTCACAAGTTTCAAAAATATGTTGAAAACCCTGTGCTGAAACTACAAGTTATTCCACTCGTTGGGGAAGGAGGCATAGGAAAAACTACATTAGCCAAAAGAGTCTATGGACATCCAACTACTATTGCTAGCTTTCACATTCGAGCGTGGGTAGTTTTGTCTCAAGTTCCTAACCTCAAAGAGATTCTCATTGGTCTATTACGTTGTATTTCACCAATAACAAGTGAAATCTACACCCTAGACTACGCTCAAATAGTTGAGCAATTATGCACAAGTTTGATGGGCAAgaagtatttaattttcttggatGATATATGGACCATTGATGCATGGGATGACATCAAAGGATATTTTCCAGACAATTTTAATGGAAGCCGAATCTTAGTAACTACTCGGTGCACAGACGTGGCTAAATACGTAAGTGCAGAACCCTACCAGGTGAAGTATCAATCTTTAGAGAATCTATGGACATTACTTTCAAGGAAAGTGTTTAGGCAAAGCCAATGGGTTCAATCTGTGGACTACAGAGACATGTTGATCAAACTTTCTATTGCGAAAAGGATTGTTTTTGGTTGCAGTGGATTACCACTAGAAGTTGTTTTGATTGCCGGACTTTTAGCGACAACAAAAGAGTCGCTAGAAATTTGGAGAGATGTTGAGGAAACTTTGGTTAGAGTTGATACAAATGATAATAGTGAAAGAAGAATTTCAAAAATACTTTCATTGAGCTACAACTACTTACCTCCTCACTTGAAACCTTGCTTTCATTATTTTGGTGTGTTTCCAGAAGACAATGTCATTCCCGTTAAGAGATTAATCAACTTATGGGTTGCTGAGAGATTTGTAATGCCACATGAAAATATGAGTTTGGAAGAAGTGGCAAAGAGTTACTTGCATGATTTCATTAATAGAGGTTTAGTTCAAATTAATGAGCTAAGTATTGATGGcaaagttaaatcatgtaaggTTCATGATCGAGTGCACGAGGTCTGTGTGGGACAAGCAATAAAGGGGAATGCTTTGTGCATTATCAATGACAGCCATGCTCCAAAAGCTAGTCACTGGTTGAGTTGCCAAACAAGTCATTGGCCAATCACTCAAGCAAGTTATGGAAATTGCACTCTTTATAAAATCTTTTCTGTTCTCTGCTTTGGTAAAGATGTATACCATTCCAAATGCAGGTTGGTATACCCATGTTTGAAATTGCTTAGAGTTTTGGATTTATCATTAGTTAAATGGTCACGAGGAATGCCTAGTGAAATAACAGATTTGGTTCATTTGAGATACTTGTCTTTAAGTACCATTGGTTCTCTTTACGAGCTTCAATTTCTCAAGCTTAAAAATTTGCTAACTCTCATAGTTACTTCGTGGATGGAAAAATGTCCTCTGCAACTGCCGTGTGATGTTTTGGATTTGCCACAATTGAGGCATTTGCATATTGACAAGAGATGTTCACAGTATCTCccttgcttagtaaaaaaaaatctacaaactCTTTATTGGTTGAAAGTTGCTAGCTTCGATGAAAAACCAAACTTCGGAATGGTTCCAAACTTAATGGAACTTGGGATTTACATTGAAGGCCAATTGGCGCCTAGCTATCTAGGGAGCCTTgtgcatttacatttacttgagAAGTTGAAGTTTGAAGTAGGAAGGGTCGAGCGCTTTTGTCTTCCAACAGGTTTTCCACCAAACCTTAAGAAGTTGACACTTTGTTATACTTATCTTCCATGGAAGGAGATGAACACAATTGCCAAGTTGCGCCACCTTGAGGTGTTGAAACTAAAAGATTTCGCCTTTTGTGGCCCAACGTGGGAACCATCGGAGCAGGGATTTCGGGAATTAAAGGCACTTCTTATTTCACGTTCAAATCTTGAACATTGGAATGCAAGTTCTAATCATTTTCCAGTTTTGGAGCGCCTTGTCTTAAGATATTGTTGGGAATTGAAACAAATTCCAATTAATTTTGCAGAAATTGAAACACTGAAGTTAATTGTATTAGAATGTTGTTATTCTTCTCTTGTGACTTCTGCAAATCAGATTTCTTCGGCAAAAAGCGAAACATTAAAGGGAAAGGAAGATTGTCCACTTCGTGTTCGTAAAGTTGGAACTAAG GTTGAATTGCCTATTATTgaaagctttgaagaagaaatTGTTGAAAGCTCTGAAGAAAAAGTGTCAAAAGctctgaagaagaaagtgtCGAAAGCTGTAAAGAAGAAATGTTGA